A genome region from Apus apus isolate bApuApu2 chromosome 2, bApuApu2.pri.cur, whole genome shotgun sequence includes the following:
- the PDE7A gene encoding high affinity cAMP-specific 3',5'-cyclic phosphodiesterase 7A isoform X4: MLICILSLPLFHTFISLLTLFLGDVRVRSRAGFETERRGSHPYIDFRIFHSNSEIEVSVSARNVRRLLSFQRYLRSSRFFRGITVPNSSNILDDDYNGQAKCMLEKVGNWNFDIFLFDRLTNGNSLVSLTFHLFNLHGLIEHFQLDTMKLRRFLVMVQEDYHSQNPYHNAVHAADVTQAMHCYLKEPKLSKSLTPWDVLLSLIAAATHDLDHPGVNQPFLIKTNHYLATLYKNTSVLENHHWRSAVGLLRESGLFAHMSLENRQLMESQIGDLILATDISQQNEYLSMFRSHLDRGDLCLENANHRHFILQMALKCADICNPCRTWELSKQWSEKVTEEFFHQGDIEKKYHLGVSPLCDRQTETIANIQIGFMTYLVEPLFGEWARFSNTRLSQTMLGHLGLNKASWKGVQREQSGSGDDVDPTFEEMDSDILPQEPRLS; this comes from the exons CGGGCAGGATTTgaaacagagagaagaggtTCTCATCCATACATTGATTTCCGTATTTTTCACT caaaTTCTGAAATTGAGGTGTCTGTTTCTGCGAGAAATGTGAGAAGGTTGCTTAGTTTCCAGAGGTACCTGAGATCTTCCCGTTTTTTCCGTGGTATCACTGTTCCAAATTCTTCAAACATTTTAGATGATGACTATAATGGACAAGCAAAG tgtatGCTGGAGAAGGTCGGAAATTGgaattttgatatttttctttttgatagaCTGACAAATG GAAACAGTCTAGTCAGCTTAACCTTTCATCTGTTTAATCTTCATGGACTAATTGAACACTTCCAGTTAGATACGATGAAACTTCGTAGATTTTTGg TCATGGTTCAAGAAGATTATCACAGTCAAAACCCTTACCATAATGCAGTTCATGCTGCTGATGTGACTCAGGCCATGCACTGTTACTTAAAAGAACCCAAG CTTTCCAAATCTTTAACTCCATGGGACGTTCTGCTTAGTTTAATAGCAGCTGCCACACATGATTTGGATCACCCAGGTGTTAACCAACCTTTcctaattaaaacaaaccattACTTAGCAACTTTGTATAAG AATACCTCAGTATTAGAAAATCATCACTGGAGATCAGCAGTGGGGTTGCTGAGAGAGTCTGGTTTATTTGCACATATGTCATTGGAAAACAG GCAGCTGATGGAAAGCCAGATAGGTGACCTCATTCTTGCCACAGACATCAGTCAGCAAAATGAGTATCTGTCCATGTTCCGATCCCACTTGGACAGAGGAGACCTATGTTTAGAGAATGCAAACCATCGTCACTTCATTTTACAG ATGGCTTTGAAGTGTGCTGATATTTGTAATCCATGTCGGACGTGGGAGCTGAGTAAGCAGTGGAGTGAAAAAGTAACAGAGGAGTTCTTCCATCAAG gagatattgaaaagaaatatcACTTGGGTGTGAGTCCACTTTGTGACCGACAGACAGAAACTATTGCCAACATCCAGATCG GTTTTATGACCTACTTGGTGGAGCCACTGTTTGGGGAATGGGCCCGTTTTTCAAACACGAGGCTGTCGCAGACGATGCTGGGCCACCTGGGACTGAACAAGGCCAGCTGGAAGGGGGTGCAGAGGGAACAGTCTGGCAGCGGTGATGATGTTGACCCCACTTTTGAGGAGATGGACTCAGACATATTACCTCAGGAACCTCGATTGTCCTGA